One part of the Cryptomeria japonica unplaced genomic scaffold, Sugi_1.0 HiC_scaffold_66, whole genome shotgun sequence genome encodes these proteins:
- the LOC131863614 gene encoding pathogenesis-related thaumatin-like protein 3.8: MATVSNLALFLVARLAISLYMPEAGAVKFNIRNQCGYTVWAAGLPGGGQQLNQGQTWTVNLPAGTQSGKFWGRTGCSFDARGRGSCKTGDCGGQLSCQATGAVPTTLAEYTLNGTSNQYFYDISLVNGFNVPLFITPTNTQCTAPACKADVNAVCPTELKVDGGCQSACTVFQTDQYCCRGTYVGNCHATNYSVVFKNQCPQAYSYAKDDDINVE, from the exons ATGGCAACAGTATCCAATCTTGCGCTTTTTCTTGTGGCGAGACTGGCCATCTCTTTATATATGCCAG AGGCGGGAGCAGTTAAGTTTAATATACGGAACCAGTGCGGGTACACAGTCTGGGCGGCGGGATTACCCGGAGGAGGGCAGCAGCTGAACCAGGGTCAGACATGGACGGTTAATTTGCCGGCGGGGACACAGTCGGGAAAATTCTGGGGCCGAACTGGCTGCTCTTTCGATGCGAGAGGCCGAGGAAGCTGTAAAACCGGTGACTGCGGCGGCCAACTGAGCTGCCAAGCCACGGGAGCCGTTCCCACCACGTTGGCCGAGTACACCCTCAATGGAACTAGCAACCAGTACTTTTACGACATCTCGCTGGTAAACGGCTTCAACGTTCCTCTTTTCATCACTCCTACCAATACTCAGTGCACCGCTCCTGCATGCAAAGCCGACGTGAATGCTGTGTGCCCCACTGAATTGAAGGTGGATGGCGGATGTCAAAGTGCCTGCACTGTCTTTCAAACTGACCAGTATTGCTGCAGAGGTACCTATGTTGGCAACTGTCATGCCACAAACTACTCGGTGGTATTCAAGAACCAGTGTCCTCAGGCCTACAGTTATGCCAAGGACGATGACATAAATGTGGAATAA